The nucleotide sequence CTGCTCTTATATCTTCATTTGTTTCAGATATAGCTTTATTTATTATTTCATCATATTCTAAGTTCTCATAATTATAAAAATTTTTTGGATAATCACTTAAATATCTTCTCAATATATCATATGGGCTTAACTTACCTGTAAGACCTATTATCGTCATATCATAATTTCTTTTTGAATAAACTTCATCCAACCATACACCCCATTCAACCTGTTTTATTTCTACATTAACTCCAATTTTTTTAAGTTGTTCTGCTATAACTTGAGCTGTATCTACATGAAATTTATAATTTGATGGAACTGTTATTGTAGTAGTAAATCCATCAGAGTATCCTGCATCTTTTAAAAGTTGTTTAGCCTTATTTAAATCAGTTTTATAATAATCTTCGAGTCCTTCTTCATAATATTCTTTCATTATAGGAGACATATTAGAACCTAGTTTAGTTCCATTACCATTTGCAACCAATTGAATTATTTCATCCTTATCAATGGCATAATTTATAGCTTGTCTCACTCTTTTATCATCAAAAGGTTTGACTTTATTATTCATAGTCATTAGTTGTACCATATTCTGTTCACCTTTTATTACATTATATCTATCTTTTAACATTTCAGCTTGAATATCATTTATCCTTGGATACATTCTTATATCTCCAGAAAGAAAACTCAATAAAGATGTTTGTTCATCAGGAATTATTTTAAAAACAACATTATCTATATGAGCTTTTTCTCCCCAATAATCCGCAA is from Oceanotoga teriensis and encodes:
- a CDS encoding ABC transporter substrate-binding protein, which produces MKKVFLFISVLSIMIFSFSSNIVIRVPQDPDFLDPHKAAASGTYEMMFNVFEGLLKPSPDGKVIPAVAESYTVSDDGLEYTFKLRKNIKFHNGEIVTVEDVLYSLNRLKGNDKDSALSSDFQKYVESIDSPDSQTIKVRLNTRNSDFLVKFVAAIVPKKVNLLNDNPIGTGPYSFVEYVPGQKLVLKKFADYWGEKAHIDNVVFKIIPDEQTSLLSFLSGDIRMYPRINDIQAEMLKDRYNVIKGEQNMVQLMTMNNKVKPFDDKRVRQAINYAIDKDEIIQLVANGNGTKLGSNMSPIMKEYYEEGLEDYYKTDLNKAKQLLKDAGYSDGFTTTITVPSNYKFHVDTAQVIAEQLKKIGVNVEIKQVEWGVWLDEVYSKRNYDMTIIGLTGKLSPYDILRRYLSDYPKNFYNYENLEYDEIINKAISETNEDIRAALYKQAQIILTEDAAAVYIMDPQLTVVTYKEIKGYTMYPLYVQDISKLYYEK